The Pseudomonas chlororaphis subsp. piscium genome contains the following window.
TGCCGAGCAGCTGGATGCCTGGCAAATCGCGTAGTACGTCCTGCCCATCCGCAGCCTGCGCATGACGGTAATTGAGCAAGCTGTTGAACAGCGGCGTCGGCGCGGCCACGCCACTGCAGCGCTGAGCCAGCGCCAGTGGCGCGTGTTCGTGGGCGAGCAAGGCGCTCAAGCGCCTGTGGGTTTCGCGAACGGCATCCGCCGCCGTCTGCCCGGCCAGGTCGAGGCGCAGCGGCAAGGTATTGATAAACATGCCCAGGGCCCGATCCGCCCCGGCGCCGGCCTGCAGGCGCCCCAGCAGCACGGTGCCGAACACCACATCCTCGCGCCCGCACAGGCGCCCCAGGACCAGGGCCCAGGCCAGGTGGAAGACACTCGCCGCGCTCACCCCCTGGGCCCGGGCCTGGCTGCGCAGATTCCGGGCCAGGGTTGGAGTCAACTGGCATTCGACTTTTTCATGCGCGTCACCGACGGTCGTGCGCTCCAGCCGGCCGAAAGCCAGGCTCGGCTCGTCGACGTCCGCCAGCCACTCGCGGAAGAAGGCTTGGTGTTCCTCGTGGTGGCTGCCCAGGCGGGTCTGCGCCACATAACGGCGATAGGGCACCGCCTCCGGCAACTGCTCGGCCCGCCCCTGCAGATGGGCGTGGATTTCCTCCAGCAGCACGCCGGTGGAGGTGGCGTCGTTGACCAGATGATGGAAACGCAGCATGCCGACCCAGCGCCGGTTCCGCGGATCTTCGCTGTAGGCCAGCGCCATCATCGGCGCCCGGCCCAGGTCCAGCGGACGCAGGCCTGGGTCCAGGCGCTCGCGCAACTGCTCGGCGATATCGCCGCCCTCCGGGTCCGGCAGCACTTCCTCGAGTTGCAGCCGGGCCTGGCGCCAGACCACCTGCATGGGTTGCTCCAGCCCGTCCCAGACCAGGCTGGTGCGCAGGATGTCGTGCCGCGCGATCACCTGTTGCAGGGCCTGGGCAAAGGCATCCAGGCGCTGCAGGCTGTCGAAGGCGAACATTGCATGCTGCTGGTAGGGATCGCGCACCTCGGTCATATGGTGATAGAGCAGCCCTTCCTGCAACGGCGCCAGGGGGTAGATCTCCTGCACATTAGCCACGCCGCCGGGCACCGTGGCGACAATGCGCTCGATGCTCGCCGGGTCCAGCTGCGCCAGCACCAGCATGTCCGGGGTGATGCGCAGGCAGTCCGGGACAACGCGGTTGGCCGGCACCTCGACCTCCCGGGTGTCGCCCACCGCCGCCGCCAGGCTGGCCAGGGTCGGCTGGTCGAACAGCACCCGCACATCGGCCTGCAACCCGGCCTGACGCATGCGCTCCACCATCGTCACTGCCAGCAGCGAATGCCCGCCCAGCTCGAAGAAATGATCCTGGCGCCCGACCCGCTCGACTTGCAGCAGCCCGGCCCAGATCGCGGCCAGCCGGGTTTCCACCGCGCCCTGGGGCGCCTCGTAGCCACGGCTGATAAAGGCCTCCTGCCCCGGCACCGGCAAGGCCCGGCGGTCGAGCTTGCCATTGGCGGTCAGCGGCAGCGCCGCCAGCCGCACATAGGCCAAGGGCAGCATGTAGTCCGGCAAATGGCTTTGCAGCTGGGCATGCAGCTGGTTGATCTCCAGCGGCTGTGCCTGTTCAGTGAAATACGCCAGCAGGCGCCCGTCACGAGCCTGGACCACCGCCTCTTGCACGCCGCTCACAGCGGCCAGGGCGCTTTCGATCTCCCCCAGCTCGATGCGCATGCCGCGGATCTTCACCTGATCGTCGTTGCGCCCCAGGTACTCGAGCGTGCCGTCCGCCAGCCAGCGCGCCAGGTCGCCGGTGCGGTACATGCGCGCGCGCTGCCCTTCAATGACCGGCTCATCACTGAAGGGATCATTGAGGAAACGTTCGGCGGTCAGTTCGGGACGGTTCAGGTACCCCCGCGCCACCCCGGCGCCGGCCACATACAGCTCCCCCGCCACGCCCACCGGCACCGGGCGCCGCTGCTCGTCCAGCAGATAGACCCGGGTGTGGTCGATGGGGCGGCCGATATGCAGGCCCTGGCCGACCACGACCCGCCCGGAGGTGGCGACCACCGTGGCTTCGGTGGGGCCGTAGTTGTTGATCACGGCAAACCCGGGATCCTCGGCGAACTGGCGCAGGCGGTCGCCGCCAATCAGCAAGGTGCGCAGGGTCGGATGGCCCCGGCGCTGGTTGAAGGCGTACTCGGCCACCGGGGTCGGCAAAAAGCTCACATCCAGCGGCTGGGCGCGCCACCAGTCGAGCAGCGCCTCGATGTCTTCATTGCCGTCGTGGGCCGGCGGCAGGTGCAGGGTCGCGCCGCTGCACAGGGCCGGCCAGACTTCCCAGGCCATGGCGTCGAAACCGAAACCGGCGAGGCTGCTGGTCTGGCCGCCCGGCCCCAGGTCGAAGGCCGAACAGTGCCAGTCCACCAGGTTGGCCAGGGTCCGGTGCTCGACCATCACCCCTTTGGGCAAACCGGTGGAACCTGAGGTGTAGATCACGTAGGCCAGGTGCGCCGGGGTCAGCCCGGGGACCTGCGGATTGGTCTGCGGCTGTTCTCGCCAGTCGTCCGAGCCAAGATCGATCACTGGCACGCTCAGGGTCGGCAGGCGCGCCAGCAACTCAGCCTGGGTCAGCACCGCCAGCGGCGCGCTGTCCTCCAGCAGATAGTTCAGGCGTTCGGCGGGATGGGCCGGATCGATCGGCACATAGGCGGCCCCGGCCTTGAGGATCGCCAGCAGCCCGACCAGGGTGTCGAGGCCACGGCGGGCGACGACGGCCACCCGGTCATCGGGCTGCACACCCAGCGACCGCAGGTGATGTGCCAAAGCGTTGGCCCGTCGGTTCAACTCGGCATAGGTCAGCGACTGCCCCAGGCAGACCGCCGCCAATGCCTGTGGCCGCGCTTGCGCCTGGGCTTCGATGCGGGCGTGCAACGGCTGGGTGCAGGCCGGCGCCCGGCCGCTGGCGTTCCACTCTTGCAGTTGGGCCGTGTCGCGGGCGCTGAGCAGCGAGAACTCGGCGATCGGCAGGCGGGTGTCGGCCAGCCCCTGCTCCAGCACATGCACCAGCCGCTCGGCCAGGGCCTCGATTTCCCCGCCCTGGAAATACGCCTCGTTGTAGAGGTAATGCATCCACGCCTTGTCGTTGTAGCTGTTGCTGCGCAGGTGGATGGCCAGGGGCAGCGGCTCGTGCCCGTTGCAGACCTTGACCGAATGCCCCAGCGCCTCGCCGTAGCGGTAATCGTGGTCGTCCTGTTCGTAGGACAGCGACAGGTCGAACAGCTGCCCACGGTCCTCGCGCAGCAGGCCGAGGGAGCGGTTCATCTCGCTCAACGGGAAGCGCTGGTGGCGGAAATCCTGCTTGAGCACATCGCGCACCGCCCGCACCAGCTCGCCGAACGGCAGGTCCTGGCTGAAGCTGAAACGCACCGCGCTGACCTGGGTGAACAGCCCCAGGGTGTTTTTGAAGCGGGCATTGGAACGGTTGAGAATCGGCAACCCCACCACCCACTCGTCGCGCTGCAAGGTGCGGGTGAAATAGACGTACAGGGCCGCCAGCAGCACGTGGAAGGCCGAGGCCTGGCAGGTTTTCGCCCACTGCTTCATGCGCTCGTGCAAATGCGTGGGGAATGGCTGCAGCAGATTGTTGCTCGGGGTGTCGCCGGCAGCCGCGGCCTCCCTGGCGAAGCGCTCGCGATACCGCGGCATCAGCAGCGGTTCGGGCAACGTGCGGTACTTGTCCTGCCAGTACGCCCGGTCGCGCAGGTAACGCGGCGAATCGTGGTAGCGCGCATCGTCGCGAATGAACTCGACATAGGACGGCGCCGACAGTTCTGGGCGGCGCCCGGTCTGCAGCGCGCTGTAGATCCCGCCCAGGGATTGCAGCATCTGGCCAAAACCCCAGCCGTCGAGAATCAGGTGGTGGGCCTGGGTGCCCAGCAGGTGATGGCGAGCATCCAGGCGCACCAGGAAAAACCGGAACAGCGGGCCGCCATCGAAGGGGTACGGCTGCTCCATCCTCTGCCGGATCAAGGCCTGGGCGGCCGCCAGCGGCTCGGGGTGGGCGCTCAGGTCCTCCAGCGGCACCTCGACCGGCATGCTCTGGGCGAAGCGCTGCAAAGGCAGGCCGTCGCTACCGGTGTCGGGCAGCAGCACGGTGCGCAGGGCATCGTGCTTGCGCACCAGCAGCTCGATGGCCTGCTGTATCAGCTCGGCGCTGAAAGGCCCGACGAGCTCGACGTAACCGCCGATGTTGTACAGCGGCGAATCGCCCCGGCTCAGCTGGTCGAGCCAGATATCGCGCTGGGCGGCGGTCAGGGCAAAGGCTTGTGACTCAAGCTTGGACGGGGTCATGGCCGGCCCTCCCGGGCACACGCAGCCATAGCACGTCCGGGCTGGCGGCAAGGGTTCTCGATCGCGACAAACGCACCTGGGGCGGCTACGGAAAAAAGCTTCATAAGATCCTTCTCATGTGAAGTGTGCATACCTTGAACCATGCCTTGAGCCATGCCCTGAGCAGAGCCCGGCAGCGCCTGGTATCGCAGGCTCCACGGATTTAACCAGCGCCCTGGCGACCTGTCTGTCACCTGAAACCCGGACAGCCCAGCCCGCGACCGAGCGGCTCGGGCCGGGATGAATGGGTAGTCGAAAATTGACTTCTCGCCAGCCCGGGGACCGGTCTGCGCGCACGTACTAGCTAATAATTCTCGATTCAAAGGCTTAAAAGCGTGTAGGACATCCACCACAGGTTCCGGACGGCGCCCAGGGTAAAAAGTACCGCCATATCAGATAAATCTTATGAATATCAAAGAACTATCTTAAAAACCCGATCATCCGCGCCTCTGGCAAAACCGCCCTTTTGGGCGAAATTCGTCAAATTAACAACGCGGACTTTATGGCAGCTTGTGTCCCCGCTTTCAGCTACAGACGCTGGGTAAACCCGCGGGATTAAATGAAAAATCTCGGCCACGGACATTCGTTGCAAGGACGGGTGGTGGCCGCCGACGCCAACCGTTCGACGATCTGTCTACATCAGGGATGATAGGGATATGAGTCTGACCAGCAGTATTCGCAACATAGACAGTGCGCATTTCTACAACGAATTGGGGGAGCTGATTTCCAGCACCGGCCATGGGCTGTTTGCGGCGAAGATGCTGCACCTGGTGGACAAGCTGGTGCCTGTGCAGCGGGTCGAACTCGCCCAATGGTCCCTCGACGAGCGCCAGGCGAGCATTCTCGAGATCAAGCCGCTGGGCAGTGCCGGGCTCGAGGAGGCACTGCCGCCGACCCAGCCCTCGCAGTACCAGGACGATCATCCGCTGCTGGAAAAGATGATCGAGATGAACGACTCGCTGCTGATCCAGATGAACGCCCAGACCTCCAGCAAACACCCGCGTTACCTCTCCCACCAGTGCCATCTGGTGTCACGCAAAGCCAATCGCCGCTGTGTCATCACCTTCCTGCGCCCCCCTGCGCAACGGCTGTTTTCCCTGGCCGAGCTGTCGTTTCTCAAGAGCCTCTCGCAAACCCTGCTGCCGCTGGTGGAGCGCCATGCCCAGATCAACCGCCAGGCCTGCCAGAAAAACCTCGGCCTCGCGCCCGGCAGCCCGCTGGCGGCGGTCGAGCAATCGCCGCTGCAACGGGAATTCAACGAGCGGCTGTGCCTGGGCGACATCACCTTGTCGGCGCGGGAGAAAGAGGTCTGCCTGGGCCTGCTGACCGGCGGCACGGTGCCGGAAATGGCCGAGCGGCTGAGCGTCAAGAACAGCTCGGTGGAAACCTACCTCAAGCGCGCCGCCGCCAAGCTCGGGGTCAGCGGCCGGCACGGCCTGGCGAAATGGATGGTCGGCGCCTGAGCGGCGCCCTGCCCGCTTTTCAACCCGCCCGGGGCGACGCCGCCGCGGCTTTTGTAGATGAGGCTGTTCAATGAGTAAGTCCCCGCTGTCCCTGGTGAGCCTTGCATTGGTACTGGGCGGTTGCTCGCTGATACCGGACTACCGGCAGCCCGCGGCGCCGGTTGGCTCCCAGTACCCGCAGGGCCCGGCTTATGCCACTCAAGCCACGGCATTTGCAGAACAAGGAGCGGACTGGCACAGCCTGTTCCATGACCCTGAGCTGCAGACGCTGATCCGCAGCGCCCTGGTCAACAACCGCGACCTGCGGGTCGCGGCCTTGAATGTGGAAGCCTTCCAGGCCCAGTACCGGATCCAGCGCGCCGACCTGTTTCCCGCGGTGTCCGCCACCGGCGCCGGCTCACGCCAGCGCGTGCCGGGGGACGTGACCGGCACCGGCAAGTCGCTGATCAAGTCGTCCTATTCGGTCACCCTGGGGGTCAGCGCCTATGAACTGGACTTCTTCGGCCGGGTGCGCAGCCTCACCGAACAGACCCTGATGAGCTACCTGGCCACCGAGCAAGCCCGGCGCAGCGCCCGGCTCAGCCTGGTGGCGAACGTCGCCAGCGCCTACCTGACCTGGCGCGCCGACCAGGAACTGCTGGCGCTGACCGCCAAGACCCTGGTCGCCGACGAAGAAAGCCTACGCCTGACCACCCGCAGTGCCGACGCGGGCAAGGTCTCGGCCCTGGATGTGAGCCAGGCCCGGACCAGCGTCGAAACCGCCCGCGCCAACCTGGCCCGCTACCAGCGCCAGGTGGCCCAGGACCTCAATAACCTGACCCTGCTGGTGGGCACCCAGGTCGCCGATTCGCTGCCGGCGAGGCCGCTGGCCAGCGACCTGATCGCCCAGGTTCCGGCCGGGTTGCCCTCGGACCTGCTGCAACGCCGTCCCGACATCCTCCAGGCCGAATACCAGCTCAAGGCCGCCAATGCCAATATCGGCGCGGCCCGCGCCGCCTTCTTCCCCAGCGTCAGCCTGACGGCCAACGCCGGCACCTCCAGCCTGGAACTGGCCGGGCTGTTCAAGGGCGGCTCCGGCAGCTGGGCCTTCCAGCCGCAGATCAACCTGCCGATCTTCAATGCCGGCAGCCTGCGGGCCAGCCTCGACTACGCGAAGCTGCAGAAGGACATCAGCGTCGCGCAGTACGAAAAGTCGATCCAGACCGCCTTCCAGGAAGTCGCCGACGGCCTCGCCGCGCGCCAGACCTACAGCGATCAGCTCGACGCCCAGCGCAGCCTGGTGGAAGCCACCCAGGACTATTACCGGATGGCGGAACACCGCTACCGCACCGGCGTGGACAGCAACCTGGTGTTCCTCGACGCGCAACGCTCGCTGTTCAGCGCGCAACAGGGGCTGATCAACGACCGGCTGGCGCAGCTGATCGCCGAGGTCAACCTGTACACGGCGCTGGGCGGGTCCTGGAAGGAGGAGCCGAACCCGGCATTGGCCCAGCGCACGCCCTGACAAAGCAGCGTGCAGGCCAGGTATAAAAATGGCGCGTGTCAGGCTTTCTTTTGGAAGCCCCGATCCCAGCCATGAATGCTTCCAGCCTGTATGGGATCGACCTCACCGGCTCTACTGCTTCAAACCATCAATTGACGTTCGAGTGCCCGAGGTTGGACGGTTCTATTTATAGAAAACATCGATCGTGGCGGTGGCGTTGAATTTCCCGAGAATCGCCTTGTTGGTCCGCCATTTCAGCTGAGCCAGGAAGTTCTTCACCACCATCTGGTCACGGCCGGATTCCACCAGGGTGAACTCCTTGTTGAAGGGAATGGCAGTGCGGGACGGTTGTTTGAGCAGGCTGATGCCCACCGAGGAATTGTTGTTCGGCACAAGGGTGTAGCCGCCGGTTACTGTCGCCGCGACCGGTGTGAGGACCGCGTTCAGCCCGTACGCGCTATTGCAGTTCTTGGTGGACGTGATGCTGAGCGGAACTTCCTTGATCACCTTGTCGGTTTGCGCCGAGGCGGAAGCGATAGTGCCGAAATCAACGGTCTTGGGGGAGATGCTCAGGACTGAAGAGCAAGCGATATAGCGTAAGCGGTTCAATCCAGTCAGCACCATGACAAAGTTGCTATCAGGGGCGTTGTTCATGCCGCCTACTCCATCCAGCTGGAACGCGGGGTAGGTTGGGGCTGTGGTCAGGGTTCCTTCCTTGCCTGGGCTGGGCCGACTCCTTTTGGAGAGGAAAAAGTTGAAGTTCAAGGGGAAGGTCTGAGCCTTGTTCTTGCAACCACCTGTAACGTAACAACCATCGAATTTGATTGGCAGTTGCACTCGGCACCCGGCCAATTGAGTGCAACGCAGGTCGGTTCCATTGAGATGGATGCCCACCTCCAGATCAGGCCCCAACTGGGTAAGGCCTTGGTCGCGAGGGCTCAAATAAAAGTAAACGTATTCGGCGCCATACCCTCCATTGTCCTGCCAGCAAGTCATGCTGATGCTGTAGTTATCGGAGCGCCAGAGCACGGTGTCCTTTGGCAGGTTGTTGGGCACCGCGATGGTGGTGTTGATCATGATCACATCGGCGGCTTGAGTGCCATCTTTCTTACAGGCCAGGGCATAGCTCTTCTGAGCAAGCACCAATAGCAGGCTCAGGCAAACCAGCTGGTAAATTTTCTTCATCATGTCTCTTCCATTGACTTCAGAGTTGAGCCGAACCGTGGCTTTTTTTGTCGGCGGATAGCGTCGCCCCATAGGGCCGCAGGTTGCCTGCATCGCTGATGATCTGGTAACGCAGACTGGCGGACTGGCAGGCTGGTATGTCGACGGGCTGTGTCGAGAACGGCGGGAGCATCAGGTGCTCGATCGGTTGGCCGCAGGGCTGGCCGTTCGCGCCCATGGTTTCGATATTGCTGAGGGTCAGGTAGTAGGGGGAAGGGTTGTCAGCAATGAGACTGCCTGCGGTTTCTTTCTGCACGGCCCATGACAATCCGGCCATGGCTTCGTCCAGGGTGCTCTCCAGCGTTGGACGGTAGAGCAGCTTGAAACGGTGCCGCAACGCGACGCTTATGGAGTGCGGCGTCTTAGCGGCCGGAGGCACGTCCAGTACACTCAGCAGAAGATAGGATTCGCGGTCAGTCGGCAGGCCTTTCCCCTGGTAGAACACTTCCACGACAGCTCTCTTTCCGGGGGAAATCTGCAGCAAGGGCTTGGAGATCGCCAGGGGCAGTGGCTGGCTCTGCCCAGAGTCAGGCTCCCCCCAATTCAGCGAGACTTCCGCCAAGGCGGCCGTCTTGCCTTCGTTGACCAGGGTTACGGCCATCCGCTGGCCGGTCATGATGAAACGGTTCTTCCCGTCGAAGGAGAGATCCGCCCTGGCGGCTTCAGACTGCCAGGCGAAGGCGAGCCCAATGATCAGTGAAAGTGCGCTTCCTGAGACCAAGCGCGGTAGGTCGGGGCTAGAGTACCTGTTCAAAACGTTTTTCCCTCGGTCCGAACTCAGATTGGCGGTGCAGCTCCTCTTGGTGGGAGTTCGCGTGAGGGCAGTACTCTATGCGAGACAGTTGCAAGAGATGAATCAGAGAATTCCCAAACCCGGTGCAGCACTTGCTGCCTTTTTCGTAAGGAGAGGCTATTGCGAGGCTGTCCCACAGCAAGACTGCCACTGCGGGCAACAATCCCGGGTATAAAAAAGCCACTCTGGCGAGTGGCTTCTTTATGCGTCCCGAGGCGGGAAACGCGCTCAGTTGTATTCCAGTACATAGGTCAGCGTTGCATCGGCCTTGCCGGCGGCGACTTCCGCGCCCGTGGTGACATAGCGCGCCTTTGCGGCAAAGCGGTACATCTCGGTGCCGGGGCCGCTGGATTGCCAATCCAGGGCCACCGCCTTGGCTTTGCTGAATGGCAGTGCCACGTTCTTGTCGCTGGACAGCGAAATGGCAACACCTTTGGCGACACCAGTCTGGCCGACACCGTTCAGATTCAACAAGCCATCGCGAACGGAGTTGCCCTCGAAATAGACCTTCACCGGTGGCTTGACCGTGGGGTTGAGGCCGTTGCAAACGACATCCAGAGCGATTGGAAAGTCCTGGACCGAGCCGCGCTTTACCTGCTCTGCCGCAGGACGCCCCATATTGACCTCGGTACTGCTCTTGGGGGTGTAGCAAGTCGTGAAGAACGCATTATGTTCAAACTTGGTTTTAAGGCCTGATCCTTCGATGGCATAAACCGCTCGCCTCGGAGTGGTGTAGCTGGTGTCGATAAAAAAGCTGGTCTTGTAGTTGAAGGAAGGCATATCGCCCTTTCCAACCCCTATGTCCGTACGCACAAACTCTATTCTCAATCTATCGAAAAAAAAGATGGTGATCGAACTTATCCCGGTATAGGTAAAAGGTGGATAACTGGGGGTGTACCAGTTAAGGCTGGCAAGATGTCCAATGCGGATGCCGACCCCAGGCACACCAGAGTCGTAAAGCCCTGGACTGCCTCTTGATGCAAGGCTGGTGACAACTTCGGTCAATCCCCATTGAGACTTGTCGCACCATGACCATCCTCCAGAACTGCGCCCGACTGCAACTTCGTACGACGCCATTACCCCGCCAATGGGGACGTACTTCAAGGTGGTAATGGCGGGAAGACTGGCGATGATCGATGGGTTGTTCGGTGTGCCAGAATTAGGCGTGCCGCAATAATCCGCTGCATAGGCGGAAGTGCCCATGATGCATCCCAGGCTCAGTGCAAGCAGCCCCACCTGTCGTAGCGTTTTCAAAACGTTTCTCCTCGAACTGAGTTCAGATTGGCGTTGCAACTTCCCTGGCCGGGAATCGGCGTGAGGGCGGCATTCTATGTGGGGCAGCTACAAGGGATGAATCAGATAAATCTCAAAAAAACCTGCTGCTTTTTCCGTCAGCAAAGAAACCTTGAAATTGACGTTCAGCCACGTGGATGTGCTCGTCGAAGACCTCGGGCAAGCCTGTGCGTATTTGGCAGCGCAACGGTTTGCATATGCGTTATGCGATCGTCAGGTTCGGCACGGAGCGCCTGATGCGGGTGCAACCCTTCAGCGGCAATCTCAAGGCGCTGATGGACGCCAACGGCGAAGGCACGATCTACCGTCACTGCTATTGCACGCCGGACATCGAGGCCGCCTACGACGAGTTGCTGGCCGCCGGTGTGCAGCCGGAAGACGAGAACGGCAAACCCCTGTCGCGCGACAATCTCCAGTCGCCCAGCGGGACCCGCATCCTCTGGTTGCCGAAACGCTTCGGGCATTTCTCCATCGAGCTGCTTGAAGAGACGGAGCTGGAGGCCTTTATCGAGGAAGCATTCGCCGAGGACCGATAAGGGACAGGGCGCCCCTGTCAGTGGCTCCCCTAGACACTCGCCTTCCCCATGACCCGGGCCAGAGGCATGCAAGCAGCCCCGCCCCCAACCGCCTGGACGGACGCGGATTCAGCTCGACGCAATGGCGGCTGAAGCCTGGGGCGGCATGCCCTCACTCACCAAGGCAACAGGCGCCAACGCTCCCCCATTTCCCCTGCCGCATAGGCTGAAACTCCCAGACGGCCTAGGAGTATCGGCCAATGTGCTGCCTGCGACGCATCCCCATAGTTGTGACATCTGCCAGCAAAGGGCCATGGTCCGGCCCCCACCAACTAGAACTGCCTAGGAGCATGTCATGACCACCCTTCAAGAAAACACCTCACTCACGAACGACCTGACCCTCAGCACCATCCTGGCGGTTGGCGCTCCGCTCGTGGTAGCGACCGGGGTCAACGTTGCCCTGGACGAAACCGCCGGGTTGCAGAACGCCACCGCCACGCCAGACCCTGCGGGGGATGCCGACGACAATGACATCCTGCTGACCGCCCTGCCCTCGGCCTTCGCCACCCGGCTGACCGCCCTTGGCGCGGGTACCGCAACGGATGCAGCCCTGAGCGGTTATACCGGCGCCGTGGGCGACACCGGCAACAATGCCTTCACCCTCAACCTGGCGCCCGGCGCGATCAATGTCGATGTCAGCTTCACCGACAGCCTGGGCGCGCCGCTCAACGGCCTGGACAGCGGCCTGGACACCCTCGATGGCACCAGCATCCTTCTCTATACCGATAGCAACAACAACATCCTGCTGGGCCGCGCCGGAGGCCCTGACGGTGCGATCGTGTTCGCGGCCTATATCGAAGAAACCGGGTCGCCGCTGTCGGGCGGCAAGATCTGGACCCTGGAATACCAGCCGCTCAAGCATCCGGACGCGAGCAATCCGGACGATGCCCTCAACCTGCTGAATAAAGTATTCATCGGCGCCAGCCAGGACCTGACGTTCAGCCTGGCCAATGCGCCTTCCGGGCAGAACCTATTCCTGATGTTCACCAAAGCCAACCCGACGGTGGTTGATGACGGCGGAGTCTTGCGGATCACCGACCCCACAATCATCGCCACCGGCAAGGACCCCGCTGACCAGTCATCGGGCGCCAGCATCAACACTGGTGACACCATCAACACCAGCCAGGCGGGTGGCCCAACCACCTTCGGCACCAACAGCCAGATGATCACGGAACAGGAAGGCATCCGTTTTACCTTCGTCACCGGCGCCCGGCAGGACGTGACCATTCCCAACCTGGACCAGAACGAAGCCGATCTCGAAGCCAACATCGACTTCACCGCGATGTTTAATGCCAAGGCGGCCAATTTCGATATCGTGCAGTTGCAAGGCGGCAAGAGTGCCGTGGTAAAAATCAGTGCCTTCAACACCGCGGTTGAAAGTGGCGCGAGTTTCGTCAATGGCTATGCGAACGATACGTCAGTGGCCATCACCAATGTCCGTGTCATCAACATAAGCACCGGGCTGGTGATCGAAAACTCGGATGGCTCGGCGAATGATCCGAGCATCGTCATCAGCTTTGATGGCGGCGTGGCCACCGTCACCGGCGTCAAGGCTGGCTACCAGATCGACTACACCACCACCGCGGACCATAACCGCGTACTGGTCGAGAACGGCGCGGCCCTGGACGCCAAGGGCAATACCCACGCCGATTTCGACATCGGTGGCCTCACCCTGCGCCAAGCCTCCACCACGACCGCCGAAATCGGCTCGCACATGATCTTCGAGGACGATGGACCGACCCTCGCCTTCGGCAACCTGATCGGCACCGGGACCGACCTGGCGCAACAAGGCTACTGGAACATGGCGGCCGGAGCCGACGGGCTGGGGGTAACCGGCCTGGACATTTCGTTGCTGAACAACCAGTTCACCCTGGTCCGGCCGGATAACACGACCACCACCGGCACCGGTACGCTGGTCGAGCAGTCGCCTTCACCCGATGGCAATGGTGCCTACCAGTTCGCCGGGACCCTGACCGGTGATTTCGACAACAACGCAGCCACCGCGGAGACCACCGTTCACTACACCCTGAGCGCCTACACCAATGGCACCTATGCCCTGGACATGGAGGAAGGTTTCCGTTCGACCATCGTCCTCAG
Protein-coding sequences here:
- a CDS encoding non-ribosomal peptide synthetase, with amino-acid sequence MTPSKLESQAFALTAAQRDIWLDQLSRGDSPLYNIGGYVELVGPFSAELIQQAIELLVRKHDALRTVLLPDTGSDGLPLQRFAQSMPVEVPLEDLSAHPEPLAAAQALIRQRMEQPYPFDGGPLFRFFLVRLDARHHLLGTQAHHLILDGWGFGQMLQSLGGIYSALQTGRRPELSAPSYVEFIRDDARYHDSPRYLRDRAYWQDKYRTLPEPLLMPRYRERFAREAAAAGDTPSNNLLQPFPTHLHERMKQWAKTCQASAFHVLLAALYVYFTRTLQRDEWVVGLPILNRSNARFKNTLGLFTQVSAVRFSFSQDLPFGELVRAVRDVLKQDFRHQRFPLSEMNRSLGLLREDRGQLFDLSLSYEQDDHDYRYGEALGHSVKVCNGHEPLPLAIHLRSNSYNDKAWMHYLYNEAYFQGGEIEALAERLVHVLEQGLADTRLPIAEFSLLSARDTAQLQEWNASGRAPACTQPLHARIEAQAQARPQALAAVCLGQSLTYAELNRRANALAHHLRSLGVQPDDRVAVVARRGLDTLVGLLAILKAGAAYVPIDPAHPAERLNYLLEDSAPLAVLTQAELLARLPTLSVPVIDLGSDDWREQPQTNPQVPGLTPAHLAYVIYTSGSTGLPKGVMVEHRTLANLVDWHCSAFDLGPGGQTSSLAGFGFDAMAWEVWPALCSGATLHLPPAHDGNEDIEALLDWWRAQPLDVSFLPTPVAEYAFNQRRGHPTLRTLLIGGDRLRQFAEDPGFAVINNYGPTEATVVATSGRVVVGQGLHIGRPIDHTRVYLLDEQRRPVPVGVAGELYVAGAGVARGYLNRPELTAERFLNDPFSDEPVIEGQRARMYRTGDLARWLADGTLEYLGRNDDQVKIRGMRIELGEIESALAAVSGVQEAVVQARDGRLLAYFTEQAQPLEINQLHAQLQSHLPDYMLPLAYVRLAALPLTANGKLDRRALPVPGQEAFISRGYEAPQGAVETRLAAIWAGLLQVERVGRQDHFFELGGHSLLAVTMVERMRQAGLQADVRVLFDQPTLASLAAAVGDTREVEVPANRVVPDCLRITPDMLVLAQLDPASIERIVATVPGGVANVQEIYPLAPLQEGLLYHHMTEVRDPYQQHAMFAFDSLQRLDAFAQALQQVIARHDILRTSLVWDGLEQPMQVVWRQARLQLEEVLPDPEGGDIAEQLRERLDPGLRPLDLGRAPMMALAYSEDPRNRRWVGMLRFHHLVNDATSTGVLLEEIHAHLQGRAEQLPEAVPYRRYVAQTRLGSHHEEHQAFFREWLADVDEPSLAFGRLERTTVGDAHEKVECQLTPTLARNLRSQARAQGVSAASVFHLAWALVLGRLCGREDVVFGTVLLGRLQAGAGADRALGMFINTLPLRLDLAGQTAADAVRETHRRLSALLAHEHAPLALAQRCSGVAAPTPLFNSLLNYRHAQAADGQDVLRDLPGIQLLGSEDILSYPLMLSVDDLDEGFNLSAMAPRSLGPQRLLDVLQTVLDGLVQALEQSPQTVLRQLPVLPPAQLHQLLVELNATEVDYPREQTLHGLFEAQVRRTPDAIALQAGEQQLTYAQLNQRANQLAHHLRERGVQPDTRVGICVERSLELVIGLLGILKAGGAYVPLDPGYPQERIHYMLQDSAPLAVLVHGATRELLAESPARLIDFDRCDWQQQPADDPLVPGLNVTHLAYVIYTSGSTGLPKGVMIEHRGLGNLMHWGSQICPDAQQGALLQRAPFSFDGSVWELFWPLTNGMRLVLARPEGHREPAYLAQTIREQGITVIKFVPALLQQFLELDEVSQCSSLTDVFSGGGELTAAIARRFQQLLPQARLHNVYGPTEATVDSTAWTLEPGAPVPDIQLPIGRPIGNTRLYVLDDHDRPVPMGVSGHLHIGGVGVARGYLGLPQLQAERFIDSPFVTGDRLYRSGDLVRYRADCCLEFLGRNDFQVKLRGLRVELGEIEARLASHSALREVVVLMRDERLVAYFTLRDAATAPGIEGLRGHLLAQVPEYMVPSAFVQLDNLPLSPNGKLDRKALPAPGQDAVLSRSFEAPQGEVETALAQIWAEVLKIERVGRHDHFFELGGHSLLAVSLVARMRQAGLNADARVLFSQPTLAELAAKTVGHVQRLAIPATTIPTLNRKRRL
- a CDS encoding helix-turn-helix transcriptional regulator; its protein translation is MSLTSSIRNIDSAHFYNELGELISSTGHGLFAAKMLHLVDKLVPVQRVELAQWSLDERQASILEIKPLGSAGLEEALPPTQPSQYQDDHPLLEKMIEMNDSLLIQMNAQTSSKHPRYLSHQCHLVSRKANRRCVITFLRPPAQRLFSLAELSFLKSLSQTLLPLVERHAQINRQACQKNLGLAPGSPLAAVEQSPLQREFNERLCLGDITLSAREKEVCLGLLTGGTVPEMAERLSVKNSSVETYLKRAAAKLGVSGRHGLAKWMVGA